From one Micromonospora siamensis genomic stretch:
- a CDS encoding glycosyltransferase 87 family protein has product MTVAPTQPIAGPDRWRRLDSAGGGLALDLTLYAVSAVFAAVTAVTSTLPPHRAWGAVATAGYLAVALMAAGQLLLRRRQPGSPLVGDRARWAVTAVAWAGTALLPLVVQSVQRAAGRSDRAQEEVLVVEHAGERLATDGTPYLGHDAIAALPADERLLGYTPYQPGMALFGLPRAAVDVWWTDSRAWFALVTAVVLALAVVVVRRAGQPLDRPGGDLLLRGVQAATVLPVSALTLATGGDDLPVLALCLLALAYAASGRPGASGMAVGAAGALKLFAWPVAVVLLCWAVTRRAAGRFTVGALGLPLLALVPPLLVDRDALVENVLRFPLGHGLVTSPAASPFPGHLIAGALPAGRVVAAVLLVAAGAAIAVRLVRRPPRTATAAALICGYGLLAAILLMPSTRFGYLLYPLALLAWAPALAREPAARFPRLGGTDRQQGVDLEA; this is encoded by the coding sequence GTGACCGTCGCCCCCACCCAACCCATCGCCGGCCCGGACCGTTGGCGGCGGCTCGATTCCGCTGGCGGCGGCCTCGCCCTCGACCTCACTCTCTACGCGGTCTCCGCCGTCTTCGCGGCGGTCACCGCCGTCACCTCCACGCTGCCTCCGCACCGCGCCTGGGGCGCCGTCGCCACCGCCGGTTACCTGGCCGTGGCGCTCATGGCCGCCGGTCAGCTGCTGCTCCGCCGCCGCCAACCCGGATCGCCACTGGTCGGCGACCGGGCCCGCTGGGCGGTAACCGCGGTCGCCTGGGCCGGCACCGCCCTGCTGCCCCTGGTGGTGCAGAGCGTCCAACGGGCCGCCGGGCGCAGCGACCGCGCACAGGAGGAGGTGCTGGTCGTCGAGCACGCTGGCGAGCGGCTCGCCACCGACGGCACCCCCTACCTGGGGCACGACGCCATCGCCGCGCTCCCCGCCGACGAGCGGCTCCTCGGCTACACCCCGTACCAGCCGGGCATGGCCCTGTTCGGGCTGCCCCGGGCCGCCGTCGACGTTTGGTGGACCGACTCGCGGGCCTGGTTCGCGCTGGTCACGGCGGTGGTCCTCGCCCTGGCGGTGGTCGTCGTGCGCCGCGCCGGCCAGCCCCTGGACCGGCCCGGCGGCGACCTGTTGCTGCGCGGGGTGCAGGCCGCCACCGTCCTGCCGGTCAGCGCGCTCACCCTCGCCACCGGCGGTGACGACCTTCCCGTCCTCGCGCTCTGCCTGCTGGCCCTCGCCTACGCCGCCTCCGGGCGACCCGGCGCGTCCGGCATGGCCGTCGGCGCGGCCGGCGCCCTGAAGCTCTTCGCCTGGCCGGTCGCCGTGGTCCTGCTCTGCTGGGCCGTCACCCGCCGGGCCGCCGGCCGGTTCACCGTCGGTGCCCTCGGCCTGCCGCTGCTCGCTCTCGTCCCGCCGCTGCTCGTCGACCGCGACGCCCTGGTGGAGAACGTGCTCCGCTTTCCCCTCGGCCACGGCCTGGTGACCAGCCCCGCCGCATCCCCCTTCCCCGGCCACCTGATCGCCGGCGCGTTGCCCGCCGGCCGGGTCGTCGCCGCGGTGCTGCTGGTGGCCGCCGGAGCGGCCATCGCCGTCCGGCTCGTCCGCCGCCCGCCCCGCACCGCCACCGCCGCCGCCCTCATCTGCGGGTACGGACTGCTCGCCGCGATCCTGCTGATGCCCTCCACCCGGTTCGGCTACCTGCTCTACCCGCTCGCCCTGCTGGCCTGGGCACCCGCACTGGCCCGCGAACCAGCCGCCCGGTTCCCCCGACTCGGGGGCACGGACCGGCAACAGGGCGTAGACCTGGAGGCATGA
- a CDS encoding phosphoribosyltransferase: protein MSTYRDREDAGSQLADRLTALTGQSDVIVLGLVRGGVPVARVVAERLGAPLDILVVRKLGMPWAPEVAFGALGPGGVRVLNDLVAARLDADAVADVQRREQAELDRREARYRAGRPPLDLTGRTAVIVDDGLATGATARAAVQVARQLGAHRVIVAVPVGAQEAYEMLAAEADQVVCAQKPPEFGAVSAYYDDFHEVSDDEVTDALAAVG from the coding sequence ATGAGCACCTACCGCGATCGTGAGGACGCCGGCAGCCAGCTCGCCGACCGGCTCACCGCTCTGACCGGGCAGTCCGACGTCATCGTGCTCGGCCTGGTCCGCGGCGGCGTACCTGTCGCCCGGGTGGTGGCCGAACGCCTCGGCGCCCCGCTCGACATCCTCGTCGTCCGCAAGTTGGGCATGCCCTGGGCGCCCGAGGTGGCCTTCGGTGCGCTCGGTCCCGGTGGGGTACGCGTCCTCAACGACCTGGTCGCCGCTCGGCTCGACGCCGACGCCGTCGCCGACGTGCAGCGCCGCGAGCAGGCCGAGCTGGACCGCCGCGAAGCGCGCTACCGGGCCGGCCGCCCTCCGCTCGACCTCACCGGCCGCACCGCCGTCATCGTCGACGACGGGCTCGCCACCGGCGCCACCGCCCGGGCCGCCGTCCAGGTGGCCCGGCAACTCGGCGCGCACCGGGTGATCGTCGCCGTGCCGGTCGGCGCCCAGGAGGCGTACGAGATGCTCGCCGCCGAGGCCGACCAGGTGGTCTGCGCCCAGAAACCGCCGGAGTTCGGCGCGGTCAGCGCCTACTACGACGACTTCCACGAGGTCTCCGACGACGAGGTGACCGACGCGCTGGCGGCAGTCGGGTGA